A DNA window from Luteolibacter luteus contains the following coding sequences:
- a CDS encoding PAS domain S-box protein codes for MNEASTRDTAENRQRHWLEAFWAGQTQVLELILAGLPLTNVLDRIARRISEMSGPGTICSIYLANPEGTLLTLAAAPGLPQDLLHAGRHVPIAPQVGSCGTAAATGKPVVIADITTHCDWEKARELVLLHGLKACWSVPVFSSEGKVLGTLGIYHRQHRLPGHEDMTRAEAETRLISLAIERCRAIEKQRNDEALLRIAGRNARLGGWTVDLPELKITWSDDVRAIHEMPPGYAPTIHEAFEFYAPEYRQHIYELFQRCVEEGVAFDDELQLITGTGRRVWVRAMGEAVRADDGTVIRIQGAFQDNTAKINAEQSAHRLSERLTNTLDKITDAFFTVDREWRFIYLNREAEKVLRTEKSQMIGKVLWEEFPGIIQTELREAYEGAMSRQQTTVLEEFYYPPHNEWYEIRAYPTDEGIAVYFRSITARRQSREQLRLLEACVSRINDIVIITEATPIDEPGPRIVFVNDAFTRCTGYTREEAIGKSPRMLQGPKTQSSELDRMRIALKKGQPVRTQVINYRKDGGEIWLEIDFVPVAEATGKAAYVVAVQRDITERKLAEDGNRAGEERYVRQRNSLIALTGIQPLESDDEESAFRRITEAHARALGVARVSIWRYNHDRTAIRCADLYEMEAHRHSSGMELPASSFPAYFRAMEEMDVISAEDAASDSRTREFTESYLKVHGITSMLDAPVHRDGVVEGVLCSEHVGPPRKWTGDEKTFTAAVANLVSLALEGCERRKAENAVREIQQRFEIVARATNDAVWDWDLDNDEIWWSEGFEKLFGHSRSQLEPSSVSWSSRIHPEDVDRVLGEIHKKFEGIDDNWSGEYRFLRADGTYAYVLDRGFVIRDGAGRALRMVGGMSDITSRKHSELTLARLNRALKMLSACNEAVTRAIGEEELLTKICQVAVKTGGYRMAWVGYAEDNPEKLIRPMAFAGIEEGYLSTIQLSWDENKPTGQGPGGRTIRSGEAVVCLNVEAENAFFHYLGEARERGYRSVICLPLRDGERVFGLLGLYGSEVRSVGEDEIKLLQELADDLAFGIGTIRARLERQRTEDIVLKVAQSVSSGTGSEFFDLLTLNMVEALGAHGGLIGRLNAETLEITTLSFVLEGKLMDNVTYGLYGTPCENVSEGNVCVFDRGVQELFPEDHLLVFYGIHAYAGIPLFNRDRSVAGIMVVFFSAPLEERGLVQSTLQIFAARAAAELDRQLSDIRIREQASLLDRARDAILVSDLDHHITYWNKSAERLYGWTAEEASGRAANELLHPDPEAFRMATAAVVRDGEWTGELTQQDRNGRQLVIEGRWTLLRDPADQPRNILCIHTDITEHKKLEEQFLRAQRLESIGTLAGGIAHDLNNVLSPISMSIELLQSDVTSERGRELLATLASSAKRGAEMVNQVLSFARGMDGRRLEICPRSLVGDVEKIIRDTFPKNISLRSHLPRSLWTLTGDPTQLHQVLLNLCVNARDAMPEGGDIVITAENVDLDERFATSEPDAKPGPHVLIRVEDTGHGIPAKLLDKIFEPFFTTKEVGKGTGLGLSTSLAIVKSHGGFIRAASAPGRGSCFLILLPARPSPVEAAPGEEDRCIPHGEGEMILVADDEPSIRQITRKILEAYGYRVLLASDGMEAVEIYRQHCGEIAAVITDMMMPEMDGSQTIRMLAMIDPEVRIIAASGISDKGRMAKEENPCVRYFVPKPYTSESLLRALEIALSRNS; via the coding sequence ATGAACGAGGCGAGTACGCGAGACACGGCGGAAAATCGGCAACGGCACTGGCTGGAGGCTTTTTGGGCCGGACAGACGCAGGTCCTGGAGCTGATTCTAGCGGGTCTACCGCTCACGAATGTGTTAGATCGGATCGCGCGCCGCATCAGCGAGATGTCCGGTCCGGGGACCATTTGTTCGATCTACCTCGCCAATCCGGAAGGAACCTTGCTCACCTTGGCTGCGGCTCCCGGCCTGCCGCAAGATCTGCTCCATGCGGGCCGCCACGTGCCTATCGCACCCCAGGTGGGCTCCTGCGGCACGGCTGCGGCAACCGGAAAGCCGGTTGTCATCGCGGATATCACCACTCACTGCGATTGGGAAAAAGCACGTGAGTTGGTGCTGCTCCATGGATTGAAAGCCTGCTGGTCCGTACCCGTGTTCTCCAGCGAGGGCAAGGTGCTGGGCACCCTCGGGATTTATCACCGGCAGCATCGTCTGCCCGGCCATGAAGACATGACCCGCGCGGAAGCGGAGACGCGCCTGATTTCGCTCGCCATCGAACGTTGCCGCGCAATTGAGAAGCAGAGGAATGATGAGGCGCTTTTGCGGATTGCCGGCAGGAACGCGCGGCTCGGCGGCTGGACGGTGGATCTTCCCGAACTGAAGATCACCTGGTCCGATGACGTGCGGGCCATTCACGAAATGCCGCCCGGCTATGCGCCGACGATCCATGAGGCCTTCGAGTTCTACGCGCCCGAATACCGGCAACACATTTACGAGCTGTTCCAACGTTGCGTGGAGGAGGGAGTAGCTTTCGACGATGAACTCCAGCTCATCACGGGCACCGGACGTCGCGTCTGGGTGAGAGCCATGGGCGAAGCGGTAAGAGCGGACGACGGCACTGTCATCCGGATCCAAGGAGCATTCCAGGACAACACCGCGAAGATCAATGCGGAGCAATCCGCTCACCGCCTGTCCGAGCGGCTGACCAACACGCTGGACAAGATCACGGATGCCTTCTTCACGGTGGACCGGGAATGGCGGTTCATTTACCTGAACCGGGAGGCGGAAAAGGTGCTGCGCACCGAGAAATCCCAGATGATCGGGAAGGTCCTGTGGGAGGAATTCCCCGGCATCATCCAGACTGAACTCAGGGAGGCCTACGAGGGCGCGATGAGCCGCCAGCAGACCACGGTGCTGGAAGAATTCTACTATCCTCCCCACAACGAGTGGTACGAGATCCGCGCGTATCCCACGGATGAAGGCATTGCAGTCTATTTCCGGAGCATCACGGCGCGCCGGCAATCGCGCGAACAACTCCGACTCCTCGAAGCCTGCGTTTCGCGGATCAATGACATCGTCATCATCACGGAGGCCACACCGATCGATGAGCCGGGACCGCGCATCGTCTTCGTGAACGATGCCTTTACCCGCTGCACCGGCTACACCCGCGAGGAGGCCATCGGAAAATCCCCGCGCATGCTCCAAGGTCCGAAGACGCAGAGCTCCGAACTGGATCGCATGCGGATCGCCCTGAAGAAAGGCCAGCCGGTCAGGACCCAAGTGATCAATTACCGCAAGGACGGCGGGGAGATCTGGCTGGAGATCGACTTCGTGCCCGTGGCCGAGGCGACTGGAAAAGCGGCCTACGTGGTCGCCGTGCAGCGCGACATCACCGAACGCAAGCTGGCCGAAGATGGGAACCGCGCCGGCGAAGAGCGCTACGTCCGGCAGCGAAATTCGCTCATCGCACTCACCGGCATCCAGCCCTTGGAGTCGGATGACGAAGAGTCGGCATTCCGCCGGATCACCGAAGCGCATGCCCGGGCACTCGGCGTCGCACGCGTGAGTATCTGGCGATACAATCATGACCGCACCGCGATCCGCTGTGCGGACCTCTACGAGATGGAGGCCCACCGGCACAGTTCCGGCATGGAGCTCCCTGCCTCCAGCTTCCCTGCCTATTTCCGCGCAATGGAGGAAATGGACGTGATCTCTGCAGAGGATGCTGCCAGCGACTCACGAACCCGGGAATTCACGGAAAGCTACCTGAAAGTCCACGGCATCACTTCGATGCTGGATGCTCCCGTCCACCGCGACGGCGTGGTCGAGGGCGTTCTATGTAGCGAGCACGTGGGACCGCCCCGGAAGTGGACCGGGGATGAAAAGACCTTTACCGCCGCTGTTGCCAATCTGGTATCGCTCGCGCTCGAAGGCTGCGAGCGCCGCAAAGCCGAAAATGCAGTCCGGGAAATCCAGCAGCGTTTCGAGATCGTGGCCCGCGCCACCAACGATGCGGTGTGGGATTGGGACCTCGATAACGACGAGATCTGGTGGAGCGAGGGATTCGAGAAGCTTTTCGGGCATTCTCGAAGCCAGTTGGAGCCCTCCAGTGTTTCATGGTCGAGCCGCATTCACCCGGAGGACGTGGACCGGGTTCTCGGAGAAATTCACAAGAAGTTCGAGGGCATCGATGACAATTGGTCCGGAGAATACCGCTTCCTCCGTGCGGATGGAACCTATGCCTACGTCCTGGACCGTGGCTTCGTGATTCGTGATGGTGCCGGCAGAGCCCTGCGGATGGTGGGCGGGATGAGCGATATCACGTCGCGCAAGCATTCGGAACTCACTCTCGCGCGCTTAAACCGCGCCTTGAAGATGCTCAGCGCCTGCAACGAAGCAGTGACCCGCGCGATCGGCGAGGAAGAGCTGCTCACGAAGATCTGTCAGGTGGCGGTAAAAACGGGCGGCTACCGCATGGCATGGGTGGGCTATGCCGAGGATAATCCGGAGAAACTCATTCGACCGATGGCCTTCGCCGGCATCGAAGAGGGCTACCTTTCCACGATTCAGCTCTCTTGGGACGAAAACAAGCCGACCGGCCAAGGCCCTGGCGGTCGGACCATCCGTAGCGGCGAGGCCGTGGTATGCCTGAATGTGGAGGCGGAGAACGCCTTCTTCCACTATCTGGGAGAGGCGAGGGAACGCGGCTACCGAAGCGTGATCTGTCTCCCTCTTCGCGACGGCGAGCGGGTCTTCGGCTTGCTTGGACTCTATGGTTCGGAGGTCCGGAGCGTCGGGGAGGACGAAATCAAGCTGCTTCAGGAACTGGCGGATGACCTGGCCTTCGGGATTGGAACCATTCGCGCCCGCCTCGAGCGCCAACGTACGGAAGACATCGTACTAAAGGTGGCACAATCGGTATCGAGCGGCACCGGCAGTGAATTCTTCGATCTGCTCACGCTGAACATGGTCGAAGCCCTGGGCGCACACGGCGGCCTCATCGGGCGGCTGAATGCGGAGACCCTCGAAATCACGACTCTTTCCTTCGTCCTCGAAGGAAAGCTGATGGATAACGTCACCTACGGGCTCTACGGCACTCCCTGCGAGAACGTCAGCGAAGGAAATGTCTGTGTCTTCGATCGCGGCGTGCAGGAGCTTTTTCCGGAGGACCATCTTCTCGTCTTCTACGGCATCCATGCTTACGCGGGCATCCCCCTCTTCAACCGTGACCGCTCGGTCGCGGGTATCATGGTGGTCTTCTTTTCCGCCCCGCTTGAGGAAAGAGGTCTGGTGCAGTCCACGCTCCAGATCTTCGCTGCCCGCGCCGCAGCGGAGCTGGACCGGCAGCTATCGGACATCCGCATCCGCGAACAGGCATCCCTGCTCGACCGCGCGCGGGACGCGATCCTCGTAAGCGATCTGGATCACCACATCACCTATTGGAACAAGAGTGCCGAGCGTCTCTACGGCTGGACCGCCGAGGAAGCGTCCGGCAGAGCCGCCAATGAGCTGCTCCACCCGGATCCGGAAGCCTTTCGCATGGCCACCGCCGCAGTGGTTCGTGATGGCGAGTGGACCGGTGAACTTACCCAGCAGGACCGCAATGGCCGCCAGCTTGTCATCGAAGGACGCTGGACCCTGCTCCGGGATCCGGCCGACCAGCCGAGAAATATCCTCTGTATCCATACCGACATCACGGAGCACAAGAAACTGGAGGAGCAATTCCTCCGGGCCCAGCGCCTTGAAAGCATCGGAACGCTCGCCGGCGGCATTGCACACGACCTGAACAACGTGCTTTCGCCGATCAGCATGTCCATCGAGTTGCTGCAATCCGACGTCACAAGCGAGCGGGGCCGCGAACTTCTCGCGACGCTCGCGTCCAGTGCCAAACGCGGCGCCGAAATGGTGAATCAGGTGCTTTCCTTCGCCCGGGGGATGGATGGGCGCCGCCTCGAAATCTGCCCGCGCAGCTTGGTGGGCGATGTTGAAAAAATCATCCGCGATACCTTCCCGAAGAACATCTCGCTCCGCAGCCACCTGCCGCGCTCCCTCTGGACCCTTACCGGAGACCCTACCCAGCTCCACCAGGTGCTGCTGAATCTCTGTGTGAACGCGCGCGATGCCATGCCGGAAGGCGGAGACATCGTCATCACGGCGGAGAACGTGGATCTGGACGAACGCTTCGCCACGTCTGAACCGGATGCGAAGCCGGGACCGCATGTCTTGATCCGGGTGGAAGACACAGGCCACGGCATTCCTGCCAAGCTTCTCGACAAAATCTTCGAGCCCTTCTTCACCACCAAGGAGGTGGGTAAGGGAACGGGCCTGGGACTTTCCACCTCGCTCGCCATCGTCAAAAGCCATGGCGGCTTCATCCGTGCTGCCAGCGCGCCTGGCCGCGGTTCCTGTTTCTTGATCTTGCTGCCAGCGCGACCTTCACCGGTGGAGGCCGCGCCCGGCGAAGAAGACCGCTGCATTCCGCACGGCGAGGGGGAGATGATCTTGGTGGCCGACGATGAACCGTCTATCCGCCAGATCACCCGCAAGATCCTGGAGGCCTACGGCTACCGGGTACTGCTGGCTTCCGACGGCATGGAAGCGGTCGAGATCTACCGACAGCATTGCGGCGAAATCGCCGCCGTAATCACCGACATGATGATGCCGGAAATGGACGGCTCCCAAACCATCCGCATGTTGGCCATGATCGACCCTGAGGTGCGCATTATCGCCGCGAGCGGAATCAGTGACAAAGGGCGAATGGCGAAAGAAGAGAATCCCTGCGTGCGATATTTCGTGCCGAAGCCTTATACTTCCGAAAGCTTGCTGAGGGCATTGGAAATTGCCCTATCCCGCAACTCCTGA